GGCTCCGCCGACAGCGTGGCGGTGCAAGGTCCGGGTGAAAGCAATATCGAGGCCATCGGGCGGTTGCTCTACGGCCCCTACATCTTCCTGTTCGAAGTCGCCGGGATCATCCTGCTGGTGGCGATGATCGGCGCGATCGTGCTGACCCACCGCGAACCCAAGCAGGGTGCCCGCGCGCGGCAGGATATCGGCAAGCAGATCAGCCGCCGCCCCGAAGATGCCACCGTCATGAAGAAGCCGGAAATCGGGCAGGGGGTCGAGCTGTGATCGGGATCGAGCACTACCTCGTCGTCGGCGCGATCCTGTTCGTGCTCGGCGTGCTGGGCATCTTCATCAACCGCAAGAACGTGATCGTGATCCTGATGTCGGTCGAGCTGATCTTGCTCGCGGTGAACATCAATCTCGTCGCGTTCAGCGCCTTCATGGACAATCTGATCGGTCAGGTGTTCGCGATGCTGGTTCTGACCGTCGCCGCAGCCGAAGCTGCCATCGGGCTGGCGATCCTTGTCATCTATTATCGCGGGCGCGGAACCATCGCGGTCGACGATGTGAACCGGATGAAGGGATAAGCACCGGTGCAGACCCAAATCCTCCTCATCGTCTTCCTGCCGCTCATCGCCTCGATCGTCGCAGGGCTGGGCAACCGGATGCTCGGCAATGTCGCGGCCAAGTCGATCACGACCGGCG
The Erythrobacter sp. JK5 DNA segment above includes these coding regions:
- the nuoK gene encoding NADH-quinone oxidoreductase subunit NuoK, with the translated sequence MIGIEHYLVVGAILFVLGVLGIFINRKNVIVILMSVELILLAVNINLVAFSAFMDNLIGQVFAMLVLTVAAAEAAIGLAILVIYYRGRGTIAVDDVNRMKG